A single Anopheles arabiensis isolate DONGOLA chromosome 2, AaraD3, whole genome shotgun sequence DNA region contains:
- the LOC120897501 gene encoding general odorant-binding protein 69, which yields MDRLLLVLLSSASLLLTVYGIQHHIVTKSWSEAQSDCLQYLRVESPGRYLSHRYRDNQTSKQLIFCIMLNLRIYDPTQNVLRLEALGQFFHPDKTDTLYVNRTNACLLRVKVPPLVDSSEDSQPYSGVMGTLYEVFRCFYHCYGNINANAPKLPPTVLELEQIQQECARIVGVSERLFDGGLQLSSHPRNSP from the exons ATGGATCGTTTACTGTTGGTGCTTCTAAGCAGCGCTAGTTTACTGCTTACAGTGTACGGAATACAACACCACATTGTGACCAAAAGCTGGTCCGAAGCACAGTCTGACTGTCTCCAGTATCTACGCGTCGAATCACCCGGACGATACCTTTCCCATCGATACCGGGACAATCAAACGTCGAAGCAACTGATCTTCTGCATCATGCTCAACCTGCGCATCTACGATCCAACCCAGAACGTGTTGAGACTGGAAGCGTTGGGACAATTTTTCCACCCTGACAAAACTGACACACTGTACGTCAATCGAACGAATGCGTGTTTGCTGAGAGTGAAAGTTCCACCGCTTGTGGATAGTTCCGAGGATAGCCAGCCGTATAGTGGGGTGATGGGAACACTGTACGAGGTATTTCGATGTTTCTATCACTGCTACGGTAATATCAACGCTAATGCTCCGAAACTGCCCCCAACTGTACTGGAGCTGGAACAGATACAGCAAGAGTGTGCTCGTATCGTCGGTGTTTCGGAACGGTTGTTCGATGGTGGTTTACAGCTGAGCAGCCATCCACG CAACTCGCCATAG
- the LOC120894627 gene encoding brachyurin-like: MKCAISLTVVGLLALLHGVSPLPTISSSSYGIDWSQVRPIEEFDHIKAHLPINLRTPTTTQNTPNRRIVNGQEARPGQFPYQVALLGQFNAGVGLCGASIITQRYVLTAAHCVYTGVDASAPVANGTAILGAHNRMIEEPSQQRITFSSSGVIGHPGYDLFDVRNDIAVVRLDELIVYTDRIQPIRLPSRSDTRTFAGLMGTVSGYGIYSTANPALSDVLNYVLNPVMTNADCRAGWSGFEWLIEAQNICQSGDGGRAACNSDSGGPLTVQDSGESLQVGVVSFGSSGGCDNGVPTVFARVTYYLEWIEANSDFTPDL; the protein is encoded by the coding sequence ATGAAGTGTGCAATTTCCCTCACAGTGGTAGGACTTCTGGCACTGCTACACGGTGTCTCACCACTGCCTACTATCTCGTCCTCCTCCTACGGAATCGATTGGTCCCAGGTGCGTCCGATCGAGGAATTCGATCACATCAAAGCACATCTTCCGATCAATCTCCGCACACCAACGACGACGCAAAACACACCCAACCGTCGCATCGTCAACGGACAGGAAGCTCGCCCCGGTCAGTTCCCCTATCAGGTGGCGCTGCTCGGGCAGTTCAACGCAGGTGTTGGGCTGTGCGGTGCATCGATCATTACCCAGCGCTACGTCCTAACGGCGGCACACTGTGTCTACACCGGAGTCGATGCTAGTGCACCCGTTGCCAACGGTACCGCCATTCTGGGTGCCCACAACCGGATGATCGAGGAACCGTCCCAGCAGCGCATCACGTTCAGCTCGAGCGGCGTTATTGGCCATCCCGGGTACGATCTGTTCGATGTGCGCAATGACATCGCGGTGGTGCGGCTGGACGAACTGATCGTGTACACCGATCGGATTCAACCGATCCGTCTACCGAGCCGTTCCGATACACGTACCTTTGCCGGGCTGATGGGTACCGTGTCCGGGTACGGTATATACTCGACCGCTAATCCGGCGCTTTCGGATGTGCTGAATTACGTGCTGAATCCTGTCATGACCAATGCGGACTGCCGGGCTGGATGGAGTGGATTTGAATGGCTGATCGAGGCCCAAAACATCTGCCAGTCGGGTGATGGTGGTCGGGCGGCCTGCAACAGCGACTCCGGTGGCCCACTGACGGTGCAGGACAGCGGGGAAAGCTTGCAGGTGGGAGTCGTTTCCTTCGGTTCGTCGGGCGGTTGTGACAATGGTGTACCGACGGTGTTTGCACGCGTTACCTACTATTTGGAGTGGATCGAGGCGAACTCGGACTTTACGCCGGATCTGTGA